In the genome of Paracoccus tegillarcae, one region contains:
- a CDS encoding sulfite exporter TauE/SafE family protein, whose product MEGLSTGTLLELAAVAVGAGMAGGVLAGLLGVGGGIVIVPALYFALTLSGMEGDIAMKIAVGTSLATIVFTSLASSLGHYKRGAIDTGLLKLWAPSILIGVVLGSLLGGYVSGKVLIAVFATVALLVSADMILRKGRADPEPRSFSKPVWAFFGVITGTLSAMMGIGGGTIGVPLLNFLGYDIRRAVGTSAAIGFLIGLPGALIYALSGLGAEGLPPFSLGYVNLLAAAVIIPLTTTFSQFGVKLAHSIPRRALRLAFGGFLLITATRMFIDLFSG is encoded by the coding sequence ATGGAGGGGTTGAGCACAGGCACTTTGCTGGAACTGGCCGCCGTTGCCGTCGGCGCCGGCATGGCGGGCGGTGTATTGGCCGGTCTGCTGGGCGTGGGTGGTGGCATCGTCATTGTCCCCGCGCTTTATTTCGCGCTGACCCTGTCGGGGATGGAGGGCGACATTGCGATGAAAATCGCGGTCGGCACCTCGCTGGCGACGATAGTTTTCACCTCGCTGGCCTCCAGCCTCGGGCACTACAAACGCGGCGCGATCGATACCGGGCTGCTCAAACTATGGGCACCCTCGATCCTGATCGGTGTGGTGTTGGGCAGCCTCTTGGGGGGCTATGTCTCGGGCAAGGTGCTGATCGCTGTCTTCGCGACCGTGGCGCTGCTGGTGTCAGCCGACATGATCCTGCGCAAGGGCCGCGCCGATCCGGAACCGCGCAGCTTCAGCAAACCCGTCTGGGCGTTCTTTGGCGTCATTACCGGCACACTCAGCGCCATGATGGGCATCGGGGGCGGCACCATTGGTGTGCCGCTGTTGAACTTTCTGGGCTATGATATCCGCCGCGCGGTCGGCACCTCGGCAGCCATCGGCTTTCTGATCGGTCTGCCCGGCGCGCTGATCTATGCCCTCAGCGGCCTTGGCGCAGAGGGGCTGCCGCCCTTTTCCCTGGGCTATGTGAACCTGCTGGCGGCGGCGGTGATCATTCCGCTGACCACCACCTTCTCGCAATTCGGGGTCAAGCTGGCCCATTCGATCCCGCGCAGGGCTCTGCGGCTGGCCTTTGGTGGCTTTCTTCTAATCACCGCCACGCGAATGTTCATCGACCTGTTTTCAGGCTGA
- a CDS encoding gamma-glutamyltransferase family protein, translating into MNDFTTRPDIRGTFGTVTSTHWLASAAGMAMLERGGNAFDAAVAAGLVLQVVEPHLNGPAGDLPAIVHLAGTGETRVLCAQGTAPAGATMDHYHALFGDGLIPGSGLLATVVPGAFDGWMLMLRDHGSMELAQVIEPAITYARDGHPILPRVAATIAGIADFFRDEWPSSAATWLPGDAPPEGWELFRNPDLANAYQRLADEAQGNTRTQRIDAARKAWSCGFIADAICDYLADASVMDVSGQPHSAVLAREDMADWQARWEDPISIDYHGWTVIKTAPWSQGPVMLQALRLLEDIDLAAMDPFGADFIHTVTEAMKLAYADREAFYGDPDHFDIPLDMLLSRDYAAERRKLIGDTASDEQRPGRLPGLEHLADAAIARAGRDFNAARGASAGEPTMAHLTERRGDTVHLDVIDQWGNMVSATPSGGWLQSNPVVPGLGFPLNSRAQMFWLEDGLPSSLRPGTRPRTTLTPSLAEKDGTRIAFGTPGGDQQDQWQLIWFLRYVHHGLGMQQGMDAPLFHSMHFQSSFYPRQAKPAEIMVEPGFGAEVIDDLRARGHKVTVSDPWSIGRLTAARREPNGMLTAAATPRLMQAYAVGR; encoded by the coding sequence ATGAATGATTTCACCACCCGCCCCGACATTCGCGGCACCTTCGGCACCGTGACCTCGACCCATTGGCTGGCCTCGGCCGCGGGCATGGCCATGCTGGAACGCGGCGGCAATGCCTTTGACGCGGCGGTGGCCGCCGGACTGGTGCTGCAAGTGGTGGAGCCGCATCTGAACGGCCCCGCAGGCGATCTGCCGGCAATCGTTCATCTGGCAGGTACGGGGGAAACCCGCGTCCTCTGCGCCCAGGGCACAGCGCCTGCAGGGGCGACGATGGATCACTATCATGCGCTCTTCGGCGATGGGTTGATCCCGGGATCGGGCCTCCTGGCCACGGTCGTTCCGGGTGCCTTCGACGGCTGGATGCTGATGCTGCGCGATCACGGCAGCATGGAACTGGCACAGGTCATCGAACCGGCCATTACCTATGCCCGCGACGGCCACCCGATCCTGCCGCGCGTCGCAGCAACGATCGCCGGGATCGCAGATTTCTTCCGCGACGAATGGCCCAGCAGCGCGGCCACATGGCTGCCCGGCGATGCGCCGCCAGAAGGCTGGGAGCTGTTTCGCAACCCCGATCTGGCCAACGCCTATCAGCGCCTGGCAGACGAGGCACAGGGCAACACGCGCACGCAACGCATCGATGCCGCGCGCAAGGCCTGGTCGTGCGGGTTCATAGCGGATGCCATCTGCGATTATCTGGCCGATGCATCGGTCATGGATGTCTCGGGCCAGCCGCATTCGGCGGTTCTGGCGCGCGAGGATATGGCTGACTGGCAGGCCCGATGGGAAGACCCGATCAGCATCGACTATCACGGCTGGACCGTTATCAAGACCGCACCCTGGTCACAAGGGCCGGTCATGTTGCAGGCGCTTCGTCTTCTTGAGGACATCGACCTCGCCGCCATGGACCCGTTCGGCGCCGATTTCATCCATACCGTGACCGAGGCGATGAAGCTGGCCTATGCCGACCGAGAGGCCTTTTACGGCGATCCCGATCACTTCGACATCCCTCTGGACATGCTGCTGTCGCGCGACTACGCCGCCGAACGCCGCAAGCTGATCGGCGACACCGCCAGCGATGAACAGCGCCCCGGTCGCCTGCCCGGTCTTGAGCATCTGGCCGATGCGGCCATCGCGCGGGCCGGGCGTGATTTCAACGCCGCGCGCGGTGCCAGCGCGGGCGAGCCGACCATGGCCCATCTGACCGAACGGCGCGGCGATACCGTGCATCTGGATGTGATCGACCAATGGGGAAATATGGTCAGCGCGACGCCTTCGGGCGGCTGGCTGCAATCGAACCCGGTCGTGCCGGGCCTCGGCTTTCCGCTCAACAGCCGGGCGCAGATGTTCTGGCTGGAAGATGGCCTGCCCTCATCCCTGCGCCCCGGCACACGTCCGCGAACCACACTGACCCCGTCACTGGCCGAAAAGGATGGCACCCGCATCGCCTTTGGCACGCCCGGCGGCGACCAGCAGGATCAATGGCAACTGATCTGGTTCCTGCGCTACGTCCATCACGGGCTGGGGATGCAGCAGGGCATGGATGCGCCGCTGTTTCATTCGATGCATTTCCAATCCAGCTTTTACCCGCGTCAGGCCAAGCCCGCCGAGATCATGGTCGAACCCGGCTTCGGGGCTGAGGTCATCGACGATCTGCGCGCCCGCGGCCACAAGGTCACCGTATCGGACCCCTGGTCCATCGGTCGGCTGACAGCCGCGCGGCGCGAACCCAATGGCATGCTGACCGCCGCTGCCACCCCGCGCCTGATGCAGGCCTATGCGGTGGGGCGCTAG
- a CDS encoding biotin-dependent carboxyltransferase family protein, translating to MNALHVLRAEGVLSVQDLGRPGHIAQGLSRGGAMDRLALIEAGALLGLKSVVAGIEMAGTGGLFTVDQPTRIALTGAAMTATLNDAPLQWQACHLIAPGQRLRIGGAQAGAYSYLVPAGGVLTPEWLDSRAAHLNIGIGAILTSGQKLKIGTDRAPETPSLIITVAPRFQGGTIRMMDGPQTSLFSDHVLATFCQTTFARAPRGNRQGVRLDADARFASDHAGSLASDMLLPGDLQMTGDGVPYVLLAECQTMGGYPRIGSVIPADLAQIAQTPPGGQIRFQRITLEQADALFRDEAGQLRDAAARCRYLTRDPAMMADLLSYQLVGGMTRGDELEED from the coding sequence ATGAACGCCCTGCACGTCCTGCGCGCCGAAGGCGTGCTCAGCGTTCAGGATCTGGGCAGGCCCGGCCATATCGCGCAGGGCCTCTCGCGCGGCGGCGCGATGGACCGGCTTGCGCTGATCGAGGCCGGGGCGCTGCTGGGTCTGAAATCGGTCGTCGCAGGGATCGAGATGGCGGGCACAGGCGGGCTGTTCACGGTGGATCAGCCGACGCGCATCGCGCTGACCGGCGCCGCGATGACCGCCACACTGAACGATGCCCCGCTGCAATGGCAGGCCTGTCATCTGATCGCACCCGGTCAGCGGTTGCGGATCGGCGGTGCGCAAGCCGGTGCCTACAGCTATCTGGTGCCGGCAGGTGGCGTGCTGACGCCGGAATGGCTGGACAGCCGCGCCGCCCATCTCAACATCGGGATCGGAGCGATCCTGACTTCGGGACAAAAGCTGAAGATCGGCACAGATCGCGCGCCCGAAACGCCCAGCCTGATCATCACCGTCGCCCCGCGTTTTCAGGGCGGCACCATCCGAATGATGGACGGCCCGCAAACGTCGCTGTTTTCCGATCATGTGCTGGCGACGTTCTGCCAGACCACGTTCGCGCGCGCCCCGCGCGGCAACCGACAGGGCGTGCGGCTGGATGCGGATGCGCGCTTTGCGTCGGATCACGCCGGCAGTCTGGCCTCGGATATGCTGCTGCCCGGCGATCTGCAGATGACCGGCGACGGCGTGCCCTATGTGCTGCTGGCCGAATGTCAGACCATGGGCGGCTATCCCCGCATCGGCTCGGTCATCCCGGCCGATCTGGCGCAGATCGCCCAGACCCCGCCCGGCGGTCAGATCCGGTTTCAGCGCATCACGCTGGAACAGGCCGACGCGCTTTTCCGAGACGAGGCCGGGCAGCTACGGGATGCTGCGGCCCGCTGCCGTTACCTGACCCGCGATCCAGCGATGATGGCAGACCTGCTATCCTATCAACTGGTTGGCGGCATGACGCGCGGCGACGAACTGGAGGAGGACTGA
- a CDS encoding 5-oxoprolinase subunit B family protein — protein sequence MSDPTELTPTALPAGLDGVLIRMALTPAPAAMAAAQMLAAELDRTPPKGTVEIAPGLVSVLVRFDAAVTTRDQLAKAMLRRASVIANDPPGLPDPARRWTIPAAFGGDHGPQLGEVARTVGQSEEAAIDEICSADLRILAIGFAPGQPYVGLLPEAWNLPRMSELNPQVPAGALVSAVRQLVMFTAASTTGWRQIAQTGFRCFDPGRDQPIPLRPGDAIRYTAVSASDMAGLMATTDGLGGARLEVLR from the coding sequence ATGAGCGACCCGACAGAATTGACCCCCACCGCCCTGCCCGCCGGGCTGGACGGCGTGTTGATAAGGATGGCGCTGACGCCTGCCCCTGCTGCGATGGCCGCGGCGCAGATGCTGGCGGCTGAACTGGATCGCACACCACCCAAGGGAACGGTCGAGATCGCACCGGGGCTGGTGTCGGTCCTCGTGCGGTTCGACGCGGCGGTTACGACCCGCGATCAACTGGCGAAGGCGATGCTGCGACGCGCCTCGGTCATCGCCAATGATCCCCCCGGCCTGCCCGATCCGGCGCGGCGCTGGACGATCCCGGCGGCCTTCGGCGGCGATCATGGCCCCCAACTGGGCGAGGTCGCCCGCACCGTCGGCCAATCCGAAGAGGCCGCAATCGACGAAATTTGCAGCGCTGATCTGCGCATTCTGGCGATCGGCTTTGCGCCCGGCCAGCCCTATGTCGGGCTGCTGCCCGAGGCCTGGAACCTGCCCCGGATGAGCGAATTGAACCCGCAGGTGCCGGCAGGCGCCTTGGTCTCGGCGGTGCGTCAACTCGTGATGTTCACCGCAGCGTCCACGACCGGCTGGCGACAGATCGCGCAGACCGGCTTTCGTTGCTTTGATCCGGGCCGCGATCAACCCATTCCGCTGAGGCCGGGCGACGCGATCCGATACACAGCGGTCAGCGCGTCCGATATGGCCGGGCTGATGGCAACGACGGATGGTCTGGGCGGCGCGCGCCTTGAGGTGCTGCGATGA
- a CDS encoding malate synthase G, translating to MSYVSRHGLEVAAPLADLIETQVLAGVDADAFWSGYAAILRDLMPVNRALLQKREALQTQIDDWHKQHRSEPHDAAGYRDFLTSIGYLQPAAADFRLGTENVDPEIAGKAGPQLVVPVMNARFALNAANARWGSLYDALYGTDAIPGTPEGKGFDAERGAQVIAWARAHLDDVVPLDQGSWADVAALSVADGALRVTLPDGATGLADAAQFAGYAGAGDIFLRVNGLLMRIVINRDSPIGRDDPAGIADVVLESALTAIQDCEDSVAAVDAEDKCLVYANWLGLMKGDLSETFTKGGKTQTRRLNPDIDYLDPAGRPISHPGRALLLVRNVGHLMLTDAVRLDGEDTPEGIMDAVVTVAAAMHDLRKTSGARNSRKGSVYVVKPKMHGAEEAAFADTLFGRVEDLLGLPRNTVKLGVMDEERRTSANLAACIAAVKNRCVFINTGFLDRTGDEIHTSMQAGPMVPKAEMKSAAWLSAYEDGNVDTGLACGLAGRAQIGKGMWAKPDEMAAMLAEKIGHPLAGANTAWVPSPTAATLHATHYHRVDVAEVQEGLSDRPHASQEALLTLPLLRGRNLSAEEIRHELDNSCQSILGYVVRWVDQGVGCSKVPDINDVALMEDRATLRISAQHLANWLMHGLCDVDDIDAALRRMAPKVDQQNAGDPDYQPMAPGFDGIAFTAARDLILQGASQPSGYTEPLLHAARRRAKAANIG from the coding sequence ATGTCATATGTCTCGCGCCATGGGTTGGAAGTGGCAGCGCCGCTTGCCGATCTGATCGAAACGCAGGTGCTGGCCGGTGTCGATGCCGATGCCTTCTGGTCGGGCTATGCCGCCATCCTGCGCGATTTGATGCCTGTGAACCGGGCGCTGCTGCAAAAGCGCGAGGCCCTGCAGACGCAGATTGATGACTGGCACAAGCAGCACCGCTCTGAACCGCATGATGCGGCCGGATATCGCGACTTCCTGACCAGCATCGGCTATTTGCAGCCCGCCGCCGCTGATTTCAGGCTTGGCACCGAAAACGTCGATCCCGAAATCGCGGGAAAGGCGGGCCCGCAGCTTGTCGTGCCGGTGATGAACGCGCGATTTGCGCTGAACGCGGCAAACGCCCGTTGGGGCTCGCTCTATGATGCGCTTTACGGAACCGATGCGATCCCCGGCACGCCTGAGGGCAAGGGCTTTGACGCCGAACGCGGCGCGCAGGTGATTGCCTGGGCGCGCGCGCATCTGGACGATGTCGTTCCGCTGGATCAAGGGAGTTGGGCGGATGTGGCAGCGCTGTCTGTCGCGGACGGGGCGCTGCGCGTGACACTGCCCGATGGCGCAACCGGGCTGGCCGATGCCGCGCAGTTCGCCGGTTACGCCGGGGCCGGCGATATCTTTTTGCGCGTCAACGGCCTCTTGATGCGCATTGTGATCAACCGCGACAGCCCGATCGGCCGCGATGATCCTGCCGGGATCGCCGATGTGGTGCTGGAAAGCGCGCTGACCGCTATACAGGATTGCGAGGACTCGGTCGCGGCAGTCGATGCCGAGGACAAGTGCCTCGTTTACGCCAATTGGCTGGGGCTGATGAAGGGCGATCTGTCCGAGACATTTACCAAGGGTGGCAAGACCCAGACGCGTCGGCTGAACCCCGACATCGATTATCTAGACCCGGCTGGCCGCCCGATATCGCATCCGGGTCGCGCTTTGCTGCTGGTAAGGAATGTCGGTCATCTGATGCTGACCGATGCGGTGCGCCTGGACGGCGAGGATACGCCCGAAGGCATCATGGACGCCGTCGTGACCGTTGCCGCCGCCATGCATGATCTGCGCAAGACCAGCGGGGCGCGCAACAGCCGCAAGGGATCGGTCTATGTGGTCAAGCCCAAGATGCACGGCGCCGAAGAGGCCGCCTTCGCCGACACGCTGTTCGGTCGGGTCGAGGACTTGCTGGGGTTGCCGCGCAATACCGTCAAGCTGGGCGTCATGGACGAAGAGCGCCGCACATCGGCCAATCTGGCCGCGTGTATTGCTGCGGTGAAAAATCGCTGCGTGTTCATCAATACCGGCTTTCTTGATCGCACCGGGGATGAGATCCACACCTCGATGCAGGCGGGGCCGATGGTGCCCAAGGCCGAGATGAAATCCGCCGCCTGGCTGTCGGCCTATGAGGATGGCAATGTCGACACCGGCCTTGCCTGTGGATTGGCGGGACGCGCCCAGATCGGAAAGGGCATGTGGGCCAAGCCCGACGAGATGGCGGCGATGCTGGCAGAGAAAATCGGCCATCCCCTGGCGGGCGCCAATACTGCCTGGGTGCCGTCGCCGACCGCAGCGACGTTGCACGCGACGCATTATCACCGCGTCGATGTGGCAGAGGTGCAAGAGGGTCTGTCGGACCGGCCGCATGCCTCGCAAGAGGCCCTGTTGACGCTGCCTCTGTTGCGCGGGCGCAATCTGTCGGCCGAGGAAATCCGGCACGAGCTGGACAATTCTTGCCAGTCGATTCTGGGATATGTCGTTCGTTGGGTAGATCAGGGCGTCGGCTGTTCGAAAGTGCCCGATATCAACGACGTGGCGCTGATGGAGGATCGGGCCACGCTGCGGATATCAGCGCAGCACCTGGCCAACTGGCTGATGCATGGCCTGTGCGATGTCGACGATATCGACGCCGCGCTGCGCCGCATGGCCCCCAAGGTCGATCAACAAAATGCCGGTGACCCTGACTATCAGCCGATGGCGCCCGGGTTTGATGGCATCGCATTTACCGCGGCGCGCGATCTGATCTTGCAGGGTGCCAGTCAGCCATCGGGTTATACCGAGCCTTTGCTGCATGCGGCGCGGCGTCGGGCCAAGGCGGCCAATATTGGCTAA
- a CDS encoding LamB/YcsF family protein has translation MQVDLNADMGESFGPWRMGDDDALLKIITSANIACGFHAGDADVMANTMRLAAANDVGIGAHPGFADLQGFGRRRIRLSTEELGNMVAYQLGAAQGMARLAGGRVRHLKLHGAVANMASEDAAIARACYAAALKVDPDIILVTLAATASEATARDLGAAYANEIFADRAYNDDATLVDRSQPGAVLHDPGVAGLRMEQMIRAGGIVTQSGKTIPCRIDTICVHGDSPDAVAMAGAVRNHLQGAGITLRQFPGQRA, from the coding sequence ATGCAAGTCGATCTGAACGCCGATATGGGCGAAAGCTTCGGGCCGTGGCGCATGGGCGATGATGATGCGCTGCTCAAGATCATCACATCGGCCAATATCGCCTGCGGATTTCACGCCGGTGATGCGGATGTGATGGCCAACACCATGCGTCTGGCTGCGGCAAACGATGTCGGCATCGGCGCGCATCCGGGCTTTGCCGATCTGCAGGGCTTTGGACGCCGGCGGATCAGGCTGTCGACCGAAGAGCTGGGCAATATGGTCGCCTATCAACTGGGCGCGGCGCAGGGCATGGCGCGGCTGGCAGGTGGCCGGGTGCGGCATCTGAAACTGCATGGCGCGGTGGCCAACATGGCCAGCGAGGACGCTGCAATCGCACGGGCCTGTTACGCGGCCGCGCTGAAGGTCGATCCCGACATCATTCTGGTCACATTGGCCGCCACCGCCTCAGAGGCCACCGCACGCGATCTGGGCGCGGCCTATGCCAATGAGATCTTCGCCGACCGCGCCTATAATGACGACGCGACGCTGGTCGATCGCAGCCAGCCCGGCGCAGTGTTGCATGATCCGGGCGTCGCGGGCCTGCGCATGGAGCAAATGATCCGCGCCGGCGGTATCGTCACGCAATCGGGCAAGACCATCCCCTGCCGCATCGACACGATCTGCGTGCATGGCGACAGCCCCGATGCCGTGGCCATGGCCGGCGCCGTCCGCAATCACCTGCAAGGCGCGGGCATCACCCTGCGCCAGTTCCCCGGCCAGCGCGCCTGA
- a CDS encoding MFS transporter, translating into MNSVVRSTWPLLLGILLLMVGNGMQGTLLGIRGGIEGIPTLQMSFVMSTYYGGFLLGSLVVPGMIGTVGHIRVFAALGSLISAVLVLYAVAPNWIAWSVLRFIIGFSFCGVYITGESWLNAGTSNEKRGQALSAYMMVQMMGVVSAQFLLNLGDPRDFLLFVIPSVLVSLSFTPILLSAQPVPAFETNKRMSFGRLYRASPLGCIGVFLIGGVFSALFGMSSVWGAEVGMSVRQISTFVAAIYIGGLAVQYPIGWLSDRYDRRKLIMGLSVIGALAIVVVVTLDLNIWGMTIIAAIIGGVANPIYALLLAYTNDYLDQSDMASASAGLLFINGVGSIIGPMVTGWLMAGIGPDGFWVYMGVLLALLAAYGGWRMTRRRSLSAQEQGGYTLINPTATSLAVGAALDEAQSSAGADEENPQAN; encoded by the coding sequence ATGAACTCGGTTGTCCGCTCTACCTGGCCTTTGCTTCTTGGCATCCTGCTGCTGATGGTCGGCAACGGCATGCAGGGAACGCTGCTGGGTATTCGCGGCGGGATCGAGGGGATCCCGACACTGCAGATGTCCTTCGTCATGTCGACCTATTACGGCGGCTTCCTGCTGGGCAGTCTGGTCGTGCCGGGGATGATCGGCACGGTCGGCCATATCCGGGTTTTTGCGGCGCTGGGTTCGCTGATCTCGGCGGTGCTGGTCCTTTACGCCGTCGCGCCCAACTGGATCGCGTGGTCGGTGTTGCGCTTTATCATCGGGTTCAGCTTTTGCGGCGTTTATATCACCGGCGAAAGCTGGCTGAACGCGGGCACCTCGAATGAAAAGCGGGGACAGGCGCTGTCGGCCTATATGATGGTGCAGATGATGGGCGTCGTGTCGGCGCAGTTTCTGCTGAACCTGGGCGATCCCAGGGACTTCCTGCTCTTTGTCATCCCCTCGGTGCTGGTCTCTTTGTCCTTCACGCCGATCCTGCTGTCGGCCCAGCCCGTCCCGGCCTTTGAAACCAACAAACGGATGAGCTTTGGTCGCCTCTATCGTGCCTCGCCGCTTGGCTGTATCGGCGTTTTCCTGATCGGTGGCGTCTTCTCGGCGCTGTTTGGCATGTCCTCGGTCTGGGGCGCCGAGGTCGGCATGTCGGTGCGCCAGATTTCGACCTTTGTGGCCGCGATCTATATCGGTGGGCTGGCGGTTCAATATCCGATTGGCTGGCTGTCAGATCGCTATGACCGACGCAAACTGATCATGGGCCTTTCGGTCATCGGTGCACTTGCCATTGTTGTGGTGGTCACGCTGGACCTGAATATCTGGGGCATGACGATCATTGCCGCAATCATCGGCGGCGTGGCCAACCCGATCTATGCGCTGCTTCTGGCCTATACCAACGACTATCTGGATCAGTCCGATATGGCTTCGGCCTCTGCCGGGCTCTTGTTCATCAATGGCGTGGGCTCGATCATCGGGCCGATGGTCACCGGCTGGCTGATGGCAGGGATCGGCCCTGACGGGTTCTGGGTCTATATGGGCGTGCTGCTGGCTCTGTTGGCGGCCTATGGTGGGTGGCGCATGACGCGTCGCCGTTCGCTGAGCGCGCAAGAACAGGGCGGCTATACGCTCATCAACCCGACCGCGACCAGCCTGGCCGTCGGCGCGGCGCTGGACGAGGCGCAATCCTCGGCTGGCGCGGATGAGGAAAACCCGCAAGCGAACTGA
- a CDS encoding RsmB/NOP family class I SAM-dependent RNA methyltransferase, whose translation MTPQARIAAAIEILDGIGGGLPAEQALLRWSRRSRFAGSGDRAAVRDLVFDALRCRTSYSVWGGKRDGRGLMLGRLRAEAADPAQMFTGQGHAPAPLSEDELAAGSPPDPHQQMNLPEWLHPLWERSLADQAGPIARAMSSRAPIWLRVNTAKATREGAIASLAENGVEAEADPRLPTALQVRSGGRRINAAAAYLEGWVELQDLSPQLACASLPLRDGACVLDYCAGGGGKALALAARADLSIDAHDAEPRRMADLPARAARAGATIRLVEQPQGLYDLVVADVPCSGSGTWRRAPDAKWSFDSSRLNELTQVQDEILATAALHVGPGGHLAYMTCSLLREENDDRVAAFLAASADFQLIDQRRWSPMDASDGFFLALFRKSDE comes from the coding sequence ATGACACCACAGGCGCGGATTGCCGCAGCGATTGAGATCCTCGATGGGATCGGGGGCGGATTGCCGGCGGAACAGGCGTTGTTGCGCTGGTCGCGACGCAGCCGCTTTGCCGGGTCGGGGGATCGGGCGGCTGTTCGGGATCTGGTCTTCGATGCCTTGCGCTGTCGCACAAGCTATTCTGTCTGGGGCGGCAAGAGGGATGGCCGTGGCCTGATGCTGGGCCGGCTTCGCGCCGAGGCTGCCGATCCTGCGCAGATGTTCACCGGTCAAGGCCATGCGCCGGCGCCGCTGAGCGAGGATGAATTGGCAGCAGGCAGCCCGCCGGACCCGCATCAGCAGATGAACCTGCCAGAATGGCTGCACCCATTATGGGAAAGATCGCTGGCGGATCAGGCGGGGCCGATTGCCCGTGCCATGTCCTCGCGCGCGCCGATCTGGCTGCGGGTCAACACCGCCAAGGCGACGCGAGAGGGCGCCATCGCGTCGCTGGCCGAAAACGGGGTAGAGGCCGAGGCCGATCCGCGTTTGCCCACTGCGCTGCAGGTGCGCAGCGGTGGCCGTCGCATCAACGCCGCGGCTGCCTATCTTGAGGGCTGGGTCGAGTTGCAGGATCTGTCGCCGCAACTGGCCTGCGCGTCGCTGCCGCTGCGCGATGGCGCATGTGTTCTGGATTATTGTGCCGGCGGTGGGGGCAAGGCACTGGCGCTGGCGGCGCGCGCTGATCTCAGCATCGACGCGCATGATGCTGAACCGCGCCGCATGGCCGATCTGCCAGCGCGTGCGGCGCGCGCGGGTGCAACGATCCGTCTCGTCGAGCAGCCTCAAGGGCTTTATGATCTGGTGGTTGCGGATGTGCCCTGCTCTGGTTCGGGCACTTGGAGGCGGGCACCTGATGCAAAATGGTCGTTTGATAGCAGTCGCTTGAATGAGTTAACTCAAGTTCAGGATGAGATTTTGGCGACAGCCGCGCTTCATGTCGGGCCGGGGGGGCATCTTGCCTATATGACCTGTTCGCTGCTGCGGGAAGAAAACGATGACCGTGTCGCGGCCTTCCTTGCGGCTTCGGCGGATTTTCAGTTGATCGATCAGCGCCGGTGGTCGCCCATGGATGCCAGCGATGGCTTTTTCCTGGCGCTCTTTCGAAAGTCGGACGAGTGA